The following is a genomic window from Planctomycetia bacterium.
CTCGACGCTGGTGCGGCAGTTCTTGGCGATCTGGTAAATGTCCGCGCCCTCCATAAGCCGGAGGCAGATATACGTGTGGCGTAAGCTGTAGGCCGTGCGGCGGTTGCCGTCGCGGTCGGTTTTCAGGTCAAGCTCGTCGAGGATGTTGTTGAAGAGAATCCGGTGATTACCCGGAAACAGCCGATCTTTCGGCTTCGGATTGTTTCTTTTTTGCAATCGCTCGAACGGCACTACAGCCCCAGATGTGCTTTTGCAGAATCCGAAGCCGCGCTTCCCTCTGACTTCGATTTCGAGAATCGTCTCGCCGGTAGCCTCGTCGTCAACGATGGACACATCGCGGTATTCCAGACGAGCGGCCTCATCAGGACGCAAACCGGTGTTGGCCATGAATAGGACATAGTCGTGTAGTTGCTCGCATGACCAACGCCAGCGATTATTGAGCGGTCGCTTCGACCTCTTTCGGGTCGCCTCGTAGAGTTGGCGGTACTCGTCGGGCGAAAACCATGCCCGGTGTGTAATCTTGCCGGAAGTCTTGTAGGGCGGCGATAGGTCAGGAACGAATTGTATCCAGCCGTGCCGCTGAGCCGTCTTGAGAATCTGCCGCAAGGCCACGATTTCCTGATGAAGTGTGCTGCGCGCCCGGTGGCTTTCCGGTCTTGGATGTCTCGGCGCGATGAATACGGTACTCCTGGACCTTGCCGGGCGTGACTTCGGAAAGGACCATCGGGCCGAAGTACGGCAAAAGGTGAACGCGAATCCTTTCTTTTTGACCCTCGATATACTTCGGGCTACGTTGACCCTGCGTGATAATCTCATATTCACGCTGGAACGCCTCGGCCGCGAAACGAAATGTCTTGCCTCCCTTGATGTCGCCGGATCGGTGTTTGCCCTTGAGACCGAGATACCAGTCCTCGGCGAACTCCTTCGCAAGCGAGAGACTCTCCTCTTTGGTGCTGACGCGCCAGTTCTTGCCAGCAAGATAGGTCGAGCATTGCCAGTAGCGGCTGTTTTCTCGCCTGTAGACGTGGAGTCTTCCTCCATACAACTCGTGCTTTTCCATGCGATAGATTTATTGTCAGACGTGGCTGCCAAAACTGTGAATTGTGTAAGTGTTGTGAAAGGGTATATCACGCCAGAACTGATGTCAATGAATTCATTAACCAACTGATAATCATGAATATTTTCTGGTATGACCAAATACAGATATCCAATTTTGAGTCTTCTTGCATCTGCGGTAAGCATTTGAATTACATATGAAATTCTGAATCAATTTTGTGTATGTGTAAGAACACGTGTAAGAATTGTACGTCGAGGCGCACCGAATCTCTATCCTTTCTGATTCGATTCTGGGTGCCAATCATTTCGCACCTTGGCTCACAAAAAACCTGTCGTCAAGGGGGCTTGTCTGGGCACAAATCTGACTATTGCCCGGAAACAATTTACTTGCGCTCATCTTCACGATATGGCATACTGAAATCAGTTGACCTCACTTGATTAGAGATATGGCAGATATTCGCGTACGTAACCTCGACGAAAAAGTCATTGGCGAGTTCAAGGACCGCGCTAAGCGGCATGGACGGAGCCTGGAGGCTGAGCTGCGTGAATTGCTTACCAGTGAGGCTCTCCGCCCCCGCCGCGAGCTCATTGGGGACCTGAAGGAATTCCGTCGAGCCCTTCGGGCCGAGTATGGCGAATTACCAGACTCGACGCCGATCATTCGCGAAGAACGCGACAGGCACTAATGCTCGTCGTGGACGCCAGCGTAGCGGTGAAATGGCTGTGGCCGGAGCCTGGAGAGGCAGAAGCGGCCAAACTGCTCGACGGCGGAATACGGCTAGTGGCTCCGGCGAACATACGGACGGAGGTTGCGGGAGCAGTCCTTAGGCGCTTCCGCGAGAAGATGCTGACCGAGAATCGGGCACGATCAGCCCTAAGCTATTGGGATCGTGTTCTAAAAAACGAAGTCGTTCGCCTTGTCCCCGTCGAAGACCTATACGATCTGGCCGTAGCCGTCTCATTCCTGTCTCGACATGCCTTAGCTGATTGCCTCTATGTTGCGGCCGGAAGTGACCTGAAAATCCCGTTGATTACCGCTGACGAGTTGCTACATCGCCGTTGCAAGGAGGTCTATGGCAAAATCCAACTGCTTGCGACGCAGATGGCACATTGAAAGTTAGCCATTTCGATAGTGCGATTGTATGAGTCTAGCAGAACTCTTTTGCAAATCTGTCTGGGGTCAGAAGACTTTGGGGGAGCCAGCAACTCCCCAGCATTCAGGCTTTTCTCTGTTCAAACACAGTTTCAGTCATTTCATTTCCGTCTTGGCAGACTCAAGAGGTTTTTCGTTGTAATTCAATGGGCCAGTCATCGCCGTCTACGAATCCCATTACTGGTGGAATTCGCCCGTCCATCAGGAAGAGGTCATGCAATAGGAAAGCAGCGTCAGCCCGAATGATGTACCGCCCCAGGCTTACTTGGGTATCCTGCAATAGTTCCACGCTAGACGCCGGTACAAGGCGCTCCAAACGTCTGGCGATATTCCTCCATTGCCGCGTGGACGGGTTCAAGAGTGCGGCTGGACTCTGGAAACCCGGCGATCAACTCATCACATTCGATTTGGACATCGTCAGATTCGAGAGAAAACAACTCTGATTTTCCAAACGGAGGTTTGAATACCGTAGGTAATTCCCGAGCGGGTCGGTTGCCGAAAAGCAACCTCGCCACGTCAATCATCATGCGCAGGATGTCATCACGATGCTTGACACAATAGCCAGACCACTCCTCTTCCGTTTGCTCTTGCTCATCCATTGATAATGAATCTTACAGCCCGGCCAAGGAATCAGGCAAGGTGAACTTTCCCCGGGAAATTCCTAACAGAGCACTGTTAGGGGAGAAGTCTGGGACCGCTCAATCGCAAATGATCTAATTTTCTACGCTAACGAATGAACGAGTTTCACGGGGAAACTTGGAATCAAAGAGGGACAAAACCCCATTCTGAAACAGTCTCGCAGTCAAGCAGGTATTGCTCGATCGGATGCTCTAAGATTGGTCGAACTACTTGTGCCTCGGCGCGGTGACGCAGTCCTCTCGGGCGCTGGACTACCACGCCCGCGAACGGCTGCGCAGGTGGCACTGTCGCAAGCATGGAGTTGATTCAAGGGGACCGCTCCTGTTCCCCGACCAGCATCTCCACGATGAATTGGGGCTGGTCAAGCTGTGCTTGCGAACCAAGGGCTTCTCGTGGGCGAAAGCGTGATTCCTAATCCGAGTTCCGGATGCGGGAAAACCGCCCGTCCGGCTCGATGAGCGGAGTGTGGAAACGGAACGGCTAACTCGCCGTCTCCGCGCCACACCTCTACTCTGCTTGCTGAAGTCAATCAACTAGGCAAATCATTCCTACATGGCAGCTCAACGACTTCACTCGAGACACGATTGTCTCGATCGTGTCCAAATAACCATTTGTCTGCGAATCTCCTTTGACAGTTTTTCTTGCGCCTAGTTGCCACAACTGGTACATTAAACGTTACAAACAGATAAAGTCATGTGCGATAATTGCGCCGCCATAGCTGAGTCATGGGCGGCTAAGCCATTCTAGTTTGCGAGGATCGATATGGATAATGAGTGATAACCACTTGGGCTCTCCGCTGCATTTAGCTGCTGCGACCGGTGATCCCGGCGAAGTTAGAAAGCTCCTACATGCTGGTTCTGATGTTAACAGCCGCGACTACAACAATCGAACACCTCTTCACATCGCAGCGGCTCACGGCAATACTGCGGCATTAAGGCTCTTACTTAACGCTGGCGCCAACACGCAATTAGAAGATGTAGACGGATTAACTCCCCTGAATCTCGCTGTAGCGCACGGCCACAGGCTGCTTGCCGAACGAATGCAAAAGCATATGTTATCTATTAGACGATCCCGGACTAGTTCTCGATCTCTTTAGAATGTTCCTTTAGCCTGCATTTCAACGTAAAGGACTTGCGGACCGCGCGTATGGTCGCAATGACAAATCGATCCGCCGGTGCGGCCAAAAGCGCTTCGAATGACGGACCATTTGTGCACTCTGAAACAGTTGCATTACTCTCGCCGTCCAATCTGTACTTTACCGCCAAAGCATCGCTCGGTGCTCCCGAGATAGCGACTTGCCACCAGTAATGCCGTATTCCGTAACTTAGGAATGAAGGACTTGTTCCATCCTCGTCCTTCATGCAGGATACTGTCAACCGGATTTGTTCGGCATCGTCTCGATTCGTAATAGATACATCATCGAGAGTACGTCGTAGAATAGAGCGTTTCTTTGAGGTGATGCCCTTCGCAGGAACGAACATGCTATTAGGCCACAGGCGCTGCGCGCGTTCTATGGATGGTAGAGGAGCGCGTTCTCGAAGCCGTTGCCACACGTCCGGAAAACTGGCGAGAAGCGCTGATTGCGTCCCGTGTCTAATAACGACATGATCGACGAACAATCGCTCTTTTCTTCCCCTCATGATGCCTGCGGGAGCTTCGAGGACAACATCGAATCCGAAGCCCTTAGGGTCTACCTTGCGCACTACTCCTGTCCGGTAATTGAGCCCGAGCTTCAACAGCCTGCTAACGATTAGGCGATTATGAATTGCTGTGGACAGTGTGAATGGGCTTCTCTTCGGGCCTACCAACGTGACATGACAATGGCGTTGACGTGCACGAAGTTTTGCGTCAAACCACGTCGGTACCACAAGTGCCTTATATTGGCGCGCTAGATAAGATTCGGCGGCGGCATGGTCGTTTTCGGCCAGTGCATTAGCCGTTTCTTCAATGCCTTTCAATGTCTGTCCGAGCTCTAACATTCCCGGCC
Proteins encoded in this region:
- a CDS encoding FAD-dependent oxidoreductase is translated as MMERNFSDLLLPFVVPGLDQLFVLGCLERRVTLYSQQTRAINLAYLLHASKALERRTRVLVVGAGAAGLTCAAALRHLGATVDVLDHSDQPLHMQRGCSTRFLHPHVYDWPLRAEWSQKEANLPIMNWSANTADRVSAQLLAGYRAARGPEPYCEIGNLSIQRETGTRDRWRAEWLWRRSSRSKTYQVVILAVGFGLEAVVEFAPRISYWRLDTLGQTPLYEPNCRFLISGIGDGGLTDVARAMLKELDHSTLIEEYLSGPGMLELGQTLKGIEETANALAENDHAAAESYLARQYKALVVPTWFDAKLRARQRHCHVTLVGPKRSPFTLSTAIHNRLIVSRLLKLGLNYRTGVVRKVDPKGFGFDVVLEAPAGIMRGRKERLFVDHVVIRHGTQSALLASFPDVWQRLRERAPLPSIERAQRLWPNSMFVPAKGITSKKRSILRRTLDDVSITNRDDAEQIRLTVSCMKDEDGTSPSFLSYGIRHYWWQVAISGAPSDALAVKYRLDGESNATVSECTNGPSFEALLAAPADRFVIATIRAVRKSFTLKCRLKEHSKEIEN
- a CDS encoding type II toxin-antitoxin system VapC family toxin, with translation MDASVAVKWLWPEPGEAEAAKLLDGGIRLVAPANIRTEVAGAVLRRFREKMLTENRARSALSYWDRVLKNEVVRLVPVEDLYDLAVAVSFLSRHALADCLYVAAGSDLKIPLITADELLHRRCKEVYGKIQLLATQMAH
- a CDS encoding ankyrin repeat domain-containing protein, yielding MSDNHLGSPLHLAAATGDPGEVRKLLHAGSDVNSRDYNNRTPLHIAAAHGNTAALRLLLNAGANTQLEDVDGLTPLNLAVAHGHRLLAERMQKHMLSIRRSRTSSRSL